The following proteins are encoded in a genomic region of Porphyrobacter sp. CACIAM 03H1:
- a CDS encoding YceI family protein has translation MNRFVLALAATAIGVTGAITAAPVLFAQSAPQVPGAKDPSRVTAGTYAADPAHSLIGWEVNHFGFNDYYGIFGDVAGTLVLDPANPGAAKVDVTIPVASVTTASKGLTEHLLRAGKDGGAPDFFGPAPAPARFVSTAVTVDSKDATKATITGNLTLNGVTKPVTFEAEFTGAGVNPMNKKETVGFEAETEIKRSDFGVNYGIPFVSDEVELDISVAFEKQ, from the coding sequence GGCGCGATCACCGCTGCCCCCGTCCTTTTCGCGCAAAGCGCACCGCAGGTGCCCGGCGCCAAGGACCCCTCCCGCGTCACCGCCGGGACCTATGCCGCCGATCCGGCGCACTCGCTGATCGGGTGGGAAGTCAACCATTTCGGGTTTAACGACTATTACGGCATCTTCGGCGACGTTGCGGGCACGCTGGTGCTCGATCCGGCGAACCCCGGTGCCGCCAAGGTCGACGTGACGATCCCGGTTGCAAGCGTCACCACTGCCAGCAAGGGCCTGACCGAGCACCTGCTGCGCGCCGGCAAGGACGGCGGCGCGCCCGATTTCTTTGGCCCGGCCCCCGCGCCCGCACGCTTCGTCTCCACCGCCGTCACGGTCGATTCCAAGGACGCGACGAAGGCGACGATCACCGGCAATCTCACGCTGAACGGCGTCACCAAGCCCGTCACCTTCGAGGCGGAGTTCACCGGCGCCGGTGTCAACCCGATGAACAAGAAGGAAACCGTCGGCTTCGAGGCCGAGACCGAGATCAAGCGCTCGGACTTCGGTGTGAATTACGGCATTCCCTTCGTCAGCGACGAGGTGGAGCTCGACATCAGCGTCGCTTTCGAAAAGCAGTAG